A DNA window from Dryobates pubescens isolate bDryPub1 unplaced genomic scaffold, bDryPub1.pri scaffold_56_arrow_ctg1, whole genome shotgun sequence contains the following coding sequences:
- the LOC128899767 gene encoding olfactory receptor 14A16-like, whose product MSNSSSITHFLLLPLPGTRQLQLLHFSLFLAIYLAALLGNGLIISTIAWDHHLHTPMYFFLLNLALLDLGAISTTVPKSMDNSLRDTRAISYTGCVLQVFFYIFLIATEYFLLTTMSYDRYVAICRPLHYETLLGSRVCLHLAAAAWTCGFLYALLHTANTFSLPLCQGNAVDQFFCEVPQILKLSCSTSYLRELWLLVASVCLVFVCFVLIVVSYVQIFRAVLRIPSQQGRHKAFATCLPHLAVVSLFVSTVIPAYVKPSSISSPSLDLVLAVLYSVVPPAVNPLIYSLRNQELKDALSQLIPGWFQQQ is encoded by the coding sequence atgtccaacagcagctccatcacccacttcctcctcctgccactcccaggcacaaggcagctgcagctcctgcacttcagcctcttcctggccatctacctggctgccctgctgggcaatggcctcatcatcagcaccatagcctgggaccaccacctccacacccccatgtacttcttcctcctcaaccttgccctccttgacctgggtgccatctccaccacagtccccaaatccatggacaattccctgagggacaccagggccATCTCCTACACAGGATGTGTTCTCCAGGTCTTCTTTTATATATTCCTAATTGctacagagtattttctcctcaccaccatgtcctacgatcgctacgttgccatctgcagacccctgcactatgagaccctcctgggcagcagagtttgtctccacctggcagcagctgcctggacctgtggctttctctatgctctgctgcacacagccaatacattttccctgcccctctgccagggcaatgctgtggaccagttcttctgtgaagtcccccagatcctcaagctctcctgctccacatcctacctcagggaactttggcttcttgtggcCAGTGTCTGTTTagtctttgtctgttttgtgttgattgtggtgtcctatgtgcagatcttcagggcagtgctgaggatcccctctcagcagggacgccacaaagcctttgccacctgcctgcctcacctggctgtggtctccctcttTGTCAGCACTGTAATCCCTGCCTACGTGAAGCCCTCTTctatctcctccccatccctggatctgGTGCTTGCAGTTCTGtattcagtggtgcctccagcagtgaaccctctcatctacagcctgaggaaccaggagctcaaggatgCCCTGAGCCAACTGATCCCTGGCTGGTTTCAgcagcaataa
- the LOC128899769 gene encoding olfactory receptor 14A16-like, protein LAALLGNGLIITTIAWDHHLHTPMYFFLLNLALLDLGAISTTVPKSMDNFLRDTRDISYAGCIIQVFLSVFLLSAEYFLLTTMSYDRYVAICRPLHYETLLGSRVCLHLAAAVWVCGCLYALLHTANTFSLAFCQGNAVDQFFCEIPQILKLSCSTSYLRELWVILVGSCLVFVCFVLIVVSYVQIFRAVLRIPSQQGRHKAFATCLPHLAVVSLFVSTVIFAYLKPSSISSPSLDLVVSVLYSVVPPAVNPLIYSLRNQELKVALSQLIPGCFQKQ, encoded by the coding sequence ctggctgccctgctgggcaatggcctcatcatcaccaccatagcctgggaccaccacctccacacccccatgtacttcttcctcctcaaccttgccctccttgacctgggtgccatctccaccactgtgcccaaatcAATGGACAatttcctgagggacaccagggacatctcctatgcaggatgtatTATTCAGgtctttctctcagtctttttgctttcagcagagtattttctcctcaccaccatgtcctacgatcgctatgttgccatctgcagacccctgcactatgagaccctcctgggcagcagagtttgtctccacctggcagcagctgtctgggtcTGTGGCTGtctctatgctctgctgcacacagccaatacattttcactGGCCTtttgccagggcaatgctgtggaccagttcttctgtgaaatcccccagattctcaagctctcctgctccacatcctacctcagagAACTTTGGGTAATTTTGGTCGGTTCCTGTTTagtgtttgtctgttttgtgttgattgtggtgtcctatgtgcagatcttcagggcagtgctgaggatcccctctcagcagggacgccacaaagcctttgccacctgcctccctcacctggctgtggtctccctgtttgtCAGCACTGTAatctttgcctacctgaagccctcctccatctcctccccatccctggacctggtggtgtctgttctgtactcagtggtgcctccagcagtgaaccctctcatctacagcctgaggaaccaggagctgaaggttgccctgagccaactgatccctggatgctttcagaagcaataa